The Anas platyrhynchos isolate ZD024472 breed Pekin duck chromosome 1, IASCAAS_PekinDuck_T2T, whole genome shotgun sequence genomic sequence CCATGAAAAAAAGGGTTTTgtataaaataatgattttgtcTTGGTATGGTTGACATTCCTTGAAATAATTACAGGGAAAACCATTGATTCTGAAGGAACCAAGTTATCCCAGTGTTTGGAAAGATGAGTCTCTGGAGTGGTCTTATGTCTGCTCCTTGGCATCCCTCCTGGGCAAGACCACACCACAGGTGCCCTAGGGACATGAAAAGCTATGTGCTGCCCAAGCTAGACATTTGCTTTCCTAACAGCAGTTTAGTCTGATCCCCAGGAAGCTCTTGGCACACTCTTACTCCTAGCTTGTTCACATCCTCAGTTTACTTATGTGGGAGAAAATCTGACACCAGATTTATAGGGAGTGCTCAGGTAAAGAAGGCAGCTGCTGTTTTCATCTGTGTAATCATTCTTCAAGGATAATGAGATGACTGAAATGTTAACTAAATCTTTGCTGCTCTTCTCATCTTCCTAACTGATGAGATTATTTGTCATCACCTCGATGAGCCAAGCCAACATTCCTGGCCCAAGCTTTTCCATTTACCTTTTTAGCTAGTGAGGGAAAGTACCTTGGAAGAGAAGCTTGCAGCTAAGTGATGAAGTCCAAAgcaataaggaaaaacaaagtgaaaatgtTTGCCTTTGGGGAATGCAGTCATGTATCATACTGAGAACTTAGAAAATCCTAAACATGATAGCAAAGTTTGTTTAATTTAACAAAGTGTCAACCTACGCAGTTCGCAAAGTGGTGCACCACCTCCTGTGCCCAATGGTACACTCATGACTTCTCCCTGAGTTTTGGGCCTCATCTTATGGCTATATCAATTTAATGAACTAGCCATTTATCtacttaaatattaaaaacattcaaCTTATTCTCCTTGGATCTATCTGACActtagaaaagagaaattctAGGATTTAAAATGTATGACTTGGCATGATTAAATGGTGAAATGAATAATGTTTTAATGAGTGATTggtaattatttaataattaaagagCTCTTATGAATATTCTTGAACACCCTGTGGAAAAGCTAAATAGTATGCTGATTTCATCAAGCATTCAAATCaaatcagaatttatttttatgggaTCATTTTAGAGATACTCTACAGGAACATCACCACAATAATGCAAACAGAGCATAAAAGTGACTTGCTCTAATACCTCCACTTTTTTAGTATTGGATCTTGATTTTTCCACGCAAAAGATTTCAATGCACTAATGGATCGCAGCTGAACTCTATTCCAAGTGCCACAGCAGCCAGTCAGGTTTCATCAGTCCTTCAGTGATAGGTTAAGGCTGCTTCAGGTTTGTAAACGCAGATGAATGGTAGCTTTTTGCCACAGTTAGCGCCGTCCCATTCACCCTGTCCTGGAAACAAAGACCAAGAGTGATAACAAAGGAAAGGCAGAAGATATGATAAGAGAACTATTTCACTCCTTACATGGAATCATTTAATCTCAGTTCAGCACctggaaatttaattttcttttcatttgtgtttccaTAGCATGTATATTGCAGGTTTGGGCAACATTTTAATAAGATGTTTTCTCTAGGTAATCCTGGAAATAGTCTATCCACTGGAATAGCAGAAGTTCAAGAGCAAAGTAAACTGTGTGAGTCATAAATCATCTCAGGTTTTCCTTACCTCCAATACTGAGGCTCAAGCAAAATTTTATGTTAAACAGATTGTTAATTAGTCTTCGAACCGAACTGAAAATGGATGACAGAGGCCTCTGGATGAAGGTTGTCAGAGATCCATCACTCCATTTCAAGAATGACCCCtgcagacaaaaaacaaaacaaaacaatacaaaacaaaaatgccagAAGTTTAATGGGAACTGCAGGTTGCAGTTAAATTCTGAAAGCAGTTTAGCACACTTTTATATTTGCTGGGATAGAAGAAGGACTGAACGGGGGCCCTCTTCCCCATGGACTTAGAAACAGTTATTGCTTGTGGGGATATCATTGTTCTGTAGAGCTGcatgaataattaatttttaattccatGTTAGATTAATTTCACCTCATCTTCTTTATATGAATTGTCCTCAAATAAATCATAATTTTCTTGAATATATTTGTAATTCAGAATAGACTATATTACTCATGACTAATTCACTGCAGGTAAGTGACACTCAGAATTTGAGACATTCTGGATGGACACACAGGTCATTGATATGCCCTGTTACATGTGtcaaaattaaagaataaaatttctATTTCCAACATGCACTTATAAATCTGAAATTCACTTGTTTTTACCAATTTTACTAATGTTATATTCACCATATCAGCAAAAGCTCTGGTAGGCTCCTTGTCTAGAATATTTGTGAGAAAACACTTTGaattaattcattaaaaaatctgATTGAATCCAACCTTTTTATAACACCATGTCCAATCTACTAGCCTGACATTCtgctaaaaagaaattaaagacagAAATTATTATCCACCATCCAGTGGTGGATTTATCCACTTCTCCTTTGAGATTTGTACCTCAGCTCTCCTTCTTCAGGTGGAATATAATTGGAATATGATATTGATCAGAGTTTAGCACTTCAACTTTTTTCCTCCAACTCCCATTTTCCTCTATCCCTAGCCCCCCAAATCACTGAAAGATAAAAAGCATGACTTTTTGATTCATCTTTAGTTTTGCTGAGACTGAAAAGATCTTCCATGGTTACAAAGGGAAACTATTCCCttggaaacaaaaacatttttttctagtagacatttttcttcaattGAGTTATAAAGATCTTTTGACCGATGCTTGTTTTCATTACCGGTCCTGGCACACTTACCTTTTGGTAAGTTCCACCTGTCCAGAGCTGCGTTTCCTTTTGTCCTTGAGAAAGTCTACGAAGGAATTCATTCTCATCTTCACTAGTGATGCTGGTTAGGTGACTTCCAGCTCTTTCAATCAAACAGGTTTCCTGCACAGTATAGAGAGTTAAACATGGGAGATAAAAAATGGCTAGAGCTTTCTGAATAAGAGTTGAACTTTGTGGAATAAAATATTAGTGGATGGAAAAGGACAGGGCAATAAGAGAAAGTCCAAGAAAGGGATATCTAATAGGAGTAGAAATGTGAAGTGACAGGGAAATCCACCAGAAGTTTTCAGTTTCAAAGGAAGAGGAATCAAaggtggaaaaaaggaaaagaacaaagagaagggatgctcaaaaaaaaataaaaaatagtaaaaaccTGAACTGTGGGGTCCAAGTGAGTGGTGCCTGTAGTGTAGCCAATTACACGGGGTCTCTATACAGCCAGTAGAGAACAAGAGGTATCTTCAGACTGTCATACGCCCAGTGAAAGAAAGGCATTGAGGGGAGCTAAGATGAAGTGGCTGTCACTGGTAAGACCCTACTGCACAGCACAACCTAAGTATCTCCACTTTTTTGACAGCTAACGTCAGGCAAAATGAACCTTGCAAtgaagagaaatacaaaaagaCAGATGAACAGAAATGGAGATTTCAGAACAGCTTGTCCAAAAAGATGCTATTTACAATGTTCCTTCCCTGTGTCCCTAGCCAGCTGGGGAATGGAGTAGACAGGAACAGTTCTCCACCCTGAGTCTCTCCAAACTGATTGGGTCCTCAAgagttttcttttgcatttggtagggaaggatatttttatttgcactgTGAAGCAAGGGCACTCTAGCTGGTGCTTAGTACTGGTGTTTAGGCTCAGAGGAAAACTCTTCTTTTTGTCCTGAGGCATTTAAATTTCATACACTCTTGTAGACATAACTCAAGAGAAATATGGCATGCCGAGGCAAACATATATGGAAAATTTTTGTGTGGCTCCTGAAAGATATCAGGTGCAGAACTTCAAATTACAGGACTCACCTGATATCAACTGAACAGGTAGCAAAGTGAAGTCAGAATGCCTTTTAGGAAGCATCACTtaatgaagtggaaaaaaggTTCACCATTTACAAGATATTTGACGAATCAGTGACAAAGGTCAAACCCAGAAGAAATGGTGATGTGAGACATGTAGGAAGCAGAGGGAGAAACCCTTCAACTATAACCCTTCAGTTTGGTGTCCTCTTACATTCAAGGATCCCCCAGAACCACCTAAACTTCTGTTCACCAGTGTATTAGAAATAACTCACTTTACAGAAGAGGAAACTAGGCCTCATGCTCAAAAACCTCAGTATAAGAAGAGAAACATGAGAAATAGCAGCTCCAGAAGGTTGAGGTTCCAAGCTGGAGGCAGTTTGTTGCAGCAGCGTGTCCTGTGGTGAGGCAGAGTACAGCTAACCTCATCAGCAGCACTGAGCTGAATATCACATTCTTTTGGTCTACACTGATACatgacagaagcagcagcaagggaggaaaaaaagagtctGGTATAAGAAAGATAACTGTAGAAAGTAGAGAAGAAATGATGAACACTCCTGTTTGGAAGAACCTGGTACCTCAGCTTTGGTCCAGGTCATTCTCTCTTGAATAAGCTTGTAGCAGCGGCCTTTGTAGCTAACCCAGCCTTTCTGACATGGATTTTTGCAGATGACTTTTGCAGATGAGCCTGGAAGAGATGGATTAGGAATTACGTTATGTGCAGGATTATGTCTGTCAGAAATTTTGGGCAAGTTGTTGTGATGCTCAGCTATAGTGTTGTCAACTAAGAAACATAGAATGAACCCAAAAGAAAAGTCTCACAAATCTTTCCAGATTATCTCCCTATAATATCTTGATTCAACTAAACTGAATTCAGCAGTTCAGCATTTCACAGTGACATTCAGTAAagtgaaacagcaaaacaaagggCAAATACTAGATATTTAgggcctgcttttttttttttttctttttttttttttttcttttgtctttcaaaataaataaatacatagatagatagataaaattATAAtgtttaaaacatcagcatatgaGGAGCACTAATTTAGGAGCCAGATGCCATTTAGGTTATAAGCAGAATTATTTTGCTGCCATCATTACAGGGTCCAGTGGGTGCAGCTGTGCTTCAACAATCCGTTCCAATGCATGCTGCAATGCATCACATTTGTGGATTCTGCTCTGGACCTGCCCCCTGGAGACACAGCAGCAGGTTTGTTGGGCCAGCTCTGAAAGGTGTGTGGGCCTTTGTGGATTCCCAAGAGTCATCAGCATGTGGTTTGGCTGGCCTGGAGTGTAGTGTATTAGTCCGCCTTTGCTGGGGAGAGCCTGTCTCTGCAATAGTAATAGGGATTTCAGGCTGGTGCATCGCATTGCTTTAGAGGAGAACAAAACACATCTGTCAGACCTGAATTAAGATGGATTTTGTTGAAAGTTCTTGGAATTGAtttctttccagtttctttCTTGGTAAGTAGTCAGCACAGTTGGGTTCAACTTACAAAATATCATTGATTTCTCTCCCCAAACCACAGATGATTCAGCTTGTAATTTCCTCTACAATTATAGAGCAGGTCTCCTTAGAAACTGCTTGTATCCATTCAAAGTTTCATCTTGTGGAAACCACATTTCCCCTCTCTTTGGACAGATGTGCTTGGCACTAGtccagatagaaaaaaaaaaaaaaaaaaaaaggtacaataaatactctcttttctcctgttcCCTCTTTTCTGCTTCCTGAAAGAAGATTCACAGCATTACAATTTCAGCTCTCTCCAAGTGCTTTTGGATCTCAGTCCATCCCAAGTTGTGGAGTTGGCTCTGGAGTTGCTAATGCCTCTGCAACCAAAATGGCCAACATGTTGCACAGTCTTTCTTCTCTAAGGCAGAACAGGGCACAAAAGAGTGGTCATGTCTTCTCTACCCCAACACAGTGTGTGCCTCCAAAGCCTAGCCAAGCCAAGCTGATTGCACAATTGGTTCTGCCTTGGCTGGCAGTCATACATTGCTCCTTCAACAACACACAGGGGAAGTCTCCACCTTCTCTTGGCATTTCCCGTGACACCCAAAGTAACCTATCCTCATGCAGGGAGTCCCTGTCATGGAAAGAGCTTGGCTCCTGAGTCTGAGCAAGAGGGTCAGATAAACCACAGGGTTGAGTTTGGACACATAAATCTTAGGAGCTACTGACAATTTGCAGAGCTTTGCAGGAGGGAAGCTTGCACTGGGGCAAGGTCACACAGAGTGTCTCTAACCTCTTATTTCTCCTCAGTGCTTTCCTGAAAAGGTCAAGATGACATTATATTCAttttacatttagaaaaatacCTCAGATTTTCTGCCTTAATGACTGTAAACTAGGCCTGTGCTGGCAACAGAGGCAACAAGTTGAAGCTAGGgggcagattattttttttttgcagcatcACAAAAACAACTGAGGCATGTTACACTCACCTTCTGAGATGGAGAGAATCAAGGCTccgaaaagcaggaaaaaaaattggtaGGACATTGTCAGGTGGCCTGGTAGCCCTACTGGCTATGACCTGTGTAAAAAGCAGAAGGTGTTCAGTTTGGTACCTAAATATTGATGGAAGCTGGTAAGTGGAAAGATCTGCTACCCTATGAAAGAGGCTTGTAGCAATGTGTTTTACTTCATTGGGAAGAGCGTGAATGAGGTGGACAGAGGGCTGGCTGAACTGTGGAGCTCGAAGCATTGTGGTCTGTGGCAAAATGTCCAGCTGGAGGCAAGTGACCAGCAGTATGTCCCAGGGGTCAATACTGCTGCCAATACTGTTTAAGATCTTTGTCAATGACCTTTGTGATGGGACACAGTGTACCATCCGCAAGTTCACatatgacacaaaactgggaggtGTTGCTGGCACGCCATGCAGTCGTGCTGCCTttcagagggacctcaacaggctGAAAGAATGGGCCAATGGGAACGTCATGGAGTTCAACAAAGCAAATGCCAAGTCCTGCTTCTGGTGAAGAACAACCCCAGGCGCCGGTATAGGCTGGGAGCCAACtgactggaaagcagctctgcaaagaaGGGCCTGGTGGACAGCAAGCTGACCACAGGACAACAACGTGCCCTAATTGCCAAGGACAACAGCCTCCTGGGTTGCATCAGAAAGGGGGTAGCCAGCAAGTTGAGGGAGGTAAACAGAGGGTTCCCTCTGTTTAACACCGGTGAGACACATCTGGAGTGCTTGAACCAGTGGTGGGCTCCCCAGGACAAGGCAGGCATGGAGTGAGTCCAGCCATGCCTGGTAATTACTATAGGCAATGGTATGGGCCATGGCCCATGACTATGGGCTAGTATACAGGCCACAGTAATGACTAAGTGTCTGGAGCATCTTTTGTAtgaggctgagagagatgggagggctattcagcctggagaacaaaAGGCTCAGAGGGATCTTATAAATTTATACAAATATTGGAAAAGGGGAAGCAAAGAAAGTAGAGTCAGCTTCAGTAGTTTAGAGAGACAGGACAGGAGGCAATGGACACAAGTTAAAATACAGGAATCTGCATTTAAGCACAGAAAAAACTTTTCTACTTTGATAGTGTTCAGAcattggcacaggttgcccagagagactgtggattctccatccttggaaatattcaaaacctgactgGACATGCATTTTCTATTCCTTGGCTTACATCATTTGTGGCAAAGCATCACTTTAGGATGTGGCTCAGCCCACCAATCAAGATTTCAATTTTTGTTAGATTCTTCCACATTTTTTAGCATTTCCACATTTTCAGCACCTTTTCCAATTTGTCCTATTTCTCATGACAGAGAAACCCAGTCAGTATTCCTTTCTTAATCAGGCTCCTTCCTTTAGTATGCACACAATGAATTAGTTATCCTTATCTCACTCATTATTAGTTATCCTTATCTCactcactattttttttttttttttagccaaattTAATTTCTACTTTTTGTAAAACAGCTCAGAAGAGTATGAACAGAATGTAAGAGAATGAACAGAAAACGTTCATGTGTTTATACAAGTAAGGATGCAGTAAGTAAGGACAAAAGATATGCAgggctgaaagcagcagcagaagggtgAACTTCATTCATTCAATactattttcaaaaagaagaatAGACCTGAAAGGAAGCACACTGTTCGTATGACAAATGGAGAGACTAATAGAAAATACTTGGTTAACTCTAACTTATAACAAATCAATTACAGTCCCAGTTTGCCCATAATTTGACCTTCACGgccaccaaaaaacaaaaaacaaaaaaccctgagTGATTACATTTCAGTTAGCGCAGTGGCTCTACATTGACACCTGAATAAAAGAGATTGAAATCACGCCACCTGTTGTGTGGAACATTTCCATTTGTAGTGGTAGAGAGACAGAGAGGCATAAGGTATAGATAACGTATTTAAGTGATACCTCTGTaggacagaaagcagcagatacatataaatatttttctatatatcATACATACTCATCtgcatataaatatgtataaatgtGTTGATACATACATGCACATATCTACAGAAATACACAAGTATGTAACAGTTGTGAAGAGGTATTAAAAATGTGCAATGAATATTAAAACCCACCACCTTGTTAACAAACTGAGAGGgatctaaaaaaatatatgttaaaaaaaaagcgATAGACACCACATTTATGGATGTATGCTCTTCTTACCTTTAATTCCTTACTCCTTGTCTCTTTAGTGGAAGAAATCTTTGTCCTTGAGGTATTTATATTATGCCAGCTTTTGCTAGTGTGGTTCTTTGCTCTGGTACATGAAACCTCCTCCAGTATTATCCCTGACAGATTTTGTTGTGGTAATGCTTTCCCTCAAACAGAGGTGGGTGGGATCTGCTCTTCACCATACCTTTGTGTACATAGGGTGAAGTGTCTTTTTGTATCAGGCCCTTAATCTGAAACACACCCTGAATCTGAACAAATAAGCGAGAAATCACATGGGTCCGGAGGGCAAATTGCTGTCTCTCTATGGGAGACTGAAATGAGGGGATTAGAGGCCTCCATTGAAATGCCAGCATGGGACACAACCCCACCATCAGCCAGCACTGTGGAGTTGTTTTCTGAGGCTAAACGTGTGCACAGAGATTTCACTTTAAGCaattgtgtctgtgtgtgttgtgttgtgGAGAGATGCCTGCTCATCCATGTGCCGGCTGCAAGGCAACACCTAACAGGGATGTTGTATAAACTATCCCTACAGGAGAGGATTTTTACCTAAGGCCAATATTGAGATTTGCTGGTAAACCAGTGTTATGGGACAGAGCTCAGAAGCTTTTCAAGCTCTACTAAATTTACATAGGCTCCTACCCATTTCTTAAATCCTTCTCAAATATCCTCCTGTACAACAAACAGCTTCTCTGGTGCCTGAAAAAGACACTGACGCATGGTACACATTTGCACTCATGCACCTAtttaaaatccaaatatttAGTAAAGAGGCTGAAATGACCTCCATTCTTCCCCTATACAAATACAGGCTTATCACCACCAGGCCCAGAGAAATCTGTTCCTTAGAACTGCTCTTGACTCTTCATTAGGTGTGGGATATATTTTGGTGGGGAAGCACTTTTCGCAGAAACCACAGACTGGAATACACATCTTCCTTAAGACTTGTTTGGTTTTCAGGAGTTTGTTCTGCAAACACCAAAATCCAAGTGTCCAGCATCTTCTTGGAACACTCGTTTGGAAGTCCTCTCTGGGGCACATGACCAAGCATGGTAGATGCCTGTTTCAGGCAGTACAGGAGAATGAGATCTAAAAACACACCAGGAAACACTTTCTAGGTGAGCTTGTTTACGTACCGACTTCAAAACTGCACGTGACCTCAGAAAGCTGCTGCACCTTGCTAGCAATGCAATGCAAGAGATGTTCTGTGTCTTTTGTAATGGGCAGCTGTGGGTGACGTCTATTGTGCTAATCCTGCAGAACAAGGGGAAATAAGAGACCAGAGTTTTCTACCCACTCTTCAGTCTTatcacaaaatatttgttaaaaaaaagtaatttctgagTATTTGCCATTTACAAAACAGCAGTTTCTCTACTAAAGCTAGATGTATAATTCCTACAGGTGCTGACACATTTCATCACCTCTTTTGTGTTGTCCTTGAATAATCTGTGAATTAACTGTGATCATCCCAAAAGCATTCATTACCTGGCACTATTCATTGCATGCTTTTGACAAATAATCCTTGGCTTGTCAGCTCTTTGTCAACAGCCATATCCCAAATATTCATGCAGATGCATAAGCCATGTTCTATGCACCTTTCTCGACTCAATGAAATTAATTCTCAGCAGTAAGGTTTCAGAATGTGATTTCAAAATTTGATTTCTATGAATATCTTGCAATGCTTATTGGAAAGTTATCATCTTATTTGCTCATTTGCTATGACATTTGTGGTAAATTTGTACAGAAGGTTACAGGGGTTCAGGGGTCACATCTAAGAATATGACTTTCAGATTTTCAAGATCTTCAGCAGACTTTGCAGCCCacaacccccctcccccccagtgAAAATCAGTAGGACACTACAATTCCATTCTATTAGGGTATATCTAAATTTTCTCCCCTCTGCCTCATCAGCACAGCTGAAGCTGACTTGTTTGAATCACAAAATATGTTCATAGGATTTATCTGGATCTGTTATTTTTGCCTTCATGAAGATGTCTGTCTGTTCTCTGGTTCTCATAGCACGGGCATGTTCTGCTTCCCAAAACCCCTGCCTGATGTTAGGATGTATGATGCTACTTATTTGCACTCCAGCTCTCAGCAGCCCTCTGCATCCACGCTGAGATGGTTTTTGAAGGCTGGGCAGGGGTTTCACTGGGAGAATCAAAGCAGTCGGATGCATTGCAAAACAGCAAAGATGTGGTCATCCGAAAGAAACAGTGCAATGGCTGGGGTTGTGCAAAACATTTAGATCAGTTTCCAGAGCTCTCTGTAACACTTTctgtctcctcttcctctaCCTCTGTGTTGCTAAGATATTTGTCCACAGGATGGAAATAATACTGTTCCTGGGGAGAAATGCAGTTTAATATTAATACTATCTCCCGTGGAAAAGTGAAGGGTGAGTCAGAGCTGAATtgagtttgttttatatatgaAGACTTTCATTCCACAAGATAAGtcaaagcacagcactgtgAATTTAATGCTACCAGTGCTGGTGTCTGTGTAGGCAAACACAGCAGGCTTCATGCATTAAGCAGCAACATGCCATTAGGAGCAGTTTCACTAACAAAGAAACAGGGGAGAAATGCTCATCAGAGCCTTTCTCTGTGGGCAGTATTTGATATAAGAGCTACGAGGAGCTTTGAATGCACACTGGGCTGAAATCAGGTAGGATCACCCCAATTAAATGGACTCTGCTTTCCCCTTTGCCTTTCCTGTCTTCTGTGGTTCCCATTTCTTTATGTTCCTCCTCAAAATGGAGCTTCTCCTC encodes the following:
- the LOC101801682 gene encoding snaclec agkisacutacin subunit B, which codes for MSYQFFFLLFGALILSISEGSSAKVICKNPCQKGWVSYKGRCYKLIQERMTWTKAEETCLIERAGSHLTSITSEDENEFLRRLSQGQKETQLWTGGTYQKGSFLKWSDGSLTTFIQRPLSSIFSSVRRLINNLFNIKFCLSLSIGGQGEWDGANCGKKLPFICVYKPEAALTYH